The Shewanella pealeana ATCC 700345 genome contains the following window.
AGGGTCCCTATCACGCCATACTCATCTTCGAGTTTCTTGGCTTTAGCATCGGCCTCTTTAAGCAGCTTTTGGGTTTGGCTTAATTGAGTGACTCGAGTCTGCAGAGTTTGCCATGTATTTTCAGCCGCTTGCTGCTGTGTTTGAAGAGCATTAAGCTCGGCTACGAGCGTATCTAGCTCAGGTTTCACTCGCTCTGCTAACTTTTCATGTAGTTCGGTCAATCTGGTGTCATTTGCAGTGCACGCTTGCTGATAGTGACTAATCTCTTCGCTTATCGCTTTAAGTTCGTCATTAGATAACAAGGCCTGAGCGAGGGCTTGCTGATCACTAAAGCCTGCACTTAACAGTTGAGTCGTTAATTCCGTTAACGCTTTTTCACTGCGCTCTTTCGCTTGCGTCAGACTCGACTGCGCAGCAGTTAAGGCCGAAGAGTTAGACGCGTCTAATTCGGCTGCCTGACTATGGTTTTGGCGGGTCGAATTAATCACTTGCTGCATAGCTGCAATTTGCCCATTAACTTGCTCAATTGCAGCATTTAAGGCATCAAGGCTACGATATTGCTCAGGAATGGCCGTTGATGCATGCTTAAACTGACCTTGCAGCTCCGCCAGCAAGCTTTGTTGTTCAGAAAAATGCTCTCGCTCACTATCGAGTTGAGTTTGTAGCGCTCTTTCTTTAGTTTGCCACTGTTGCAGTTGCCCTCTTAACTGAGTTAATTGCTCGGCAGCAGCATTCGCCTGCTTAAGCTGTTGTTGTCGTTGCAACAAGTCTGATTGAAGGTTTTCAAATGTTTGCTGACTGGCATCACCAATTTTTTGCAATAGCTCAGCCGCGCGCTTTAACTGCTCTTGATGCTTAGTATTAAGGCTTGAGTATTCCGCCCGCGCTTGGTTTAGCGACTCATTAGCCGACTCTTCAGCTTGCAGTGCTTGTTGCAGCTGCTCTTCTGTTGGTAATTGCTCAGCGCTTTGTGCAGGGTTTGGATGTTCACCGCTGCCGCATACCGGGCATGGCGAACCTGGGCTTAGCTGTAAGGCTAAACTGGCCGCTTGGCCCCGATGCCAAATAAGCTGTAACTGTCGATGCTGAGTTTGCGCCTCATTAAAGCGGGTGCGTAACTGGCCGCCCTTCTCTTTTGCCAGTGTTAAAGCCTGCTCGGTATGGCTCGCATCGATACTCGCTTGTTGCCAAAGCTGATAACGCTCTATCAAATCGGTTTGGGCGCTCAATGCTTGTTGGGCATTAACTTGCTCAGCTGCAAATTGCTCTAATTGTGGTAACTGCTGCTCGGCTTGTTGTTTTTGCACTTGCAGCGCATCTAACTGGCCTTTCTCGTTAATGCCTTTCTCTTTGGCTTGCTCTAGCTGCAAGCAAGCTTGATTAACGTTATTTTGAAGCGCGTCGAGCCCTTTTAGCTGAGGTTCTAATTTGCTTAATTGCTGTAGCTCACTTTGTGCATGTTGCAGCTTTTGCTCTTGCTCAGGTAGCGCTTCAAATTGAGCCTGGCTAAGCGATAACGCTTGTGAGCTATGCTCTTTCGCCGCTTGTGCATTAACGCATGCGCCTTGGGCCTGTGCCACTTCTGCGTCACGGGCAAGTGACACATCAAGCACAGGTTTAAGTTGCAGTGCTTTTTGGCCGCTCTCAAGTCTTACTTGCTGCTGGGTGATGGCTTTCTTTTTATCATCTAGTAATACAGCGGTTTGCTTAAGCTTATCTAACGCCTCAAAGTCATTAGTTAATGTCTTAGCCGACTCAAACTGCTTGTTGGCCTCAATCAGCGCCTGCTGGCTTTGCTGTTTTAATGCCGCTGCAGCGTTAAGCTCAGGCTCAAGCTCTGTGAGCTCTTGTGTCAGTTCATCATCCGATTCAAGACTAATGTTGGCTAACATGCCGTCACGCTTGTTACGGTGATCGCGCACTTCCGCCTTAATTGCAGATGCTTGGAACTTTAATTTGTCTTCAATTTTACGATAGATTTGCGTCTGAAATAGCTGACTAAAAATCTTCTCTCTGTCTTTTGAGTCCGCCATTAATAGTTCGCGGAACTTGCCCTGTGGCAGCACCATCACCTGACGAAACTGATCCGCATCAAGGCCTGTCAGGCTCTCTATTTCAGCTGTGGCCTCTGAAACTTTACTCGCCACCAGCAAGTGCTCGCTGCCATCGCTATCGATACGGTATAGCTGCGCTTCTGGTTTTTGCACCGTATAACCATCGCCACTCTTTTTAGCTCGCTGCTGCTCTGGTACCCGTCGAATACGGTACTGCTTATCGCCCAGTGCAAAACTGAAGGTCACTTCGGTGAGTAGGCTGTCAGCGGCTAAGTCACAGCGCATCTGGCTGCCTTCACGCTCATCGCCCGTGGTCTTGCCATATAGCGCAAAACAGATGCCATCTAATAGCGTGGTTTTACCCGCTCCGGTTGGGCCGTTGATCAAAAACAGCGGATTAGAGCCTAGCGCTGAAAAGTCGGTTATTTGCGTCGATGCAAATGGGCCGAACGCAGACATTTCTAGAGTAAGCGGTCTCATGATGTGCGCTCCGCTTTGTGTAATTCATCGATTGCAGTGATCATGGCTTGTTGCTGCGCCTCTGTCATAGGCTCGCCCGATACTTGCGCAAAGAAGTCAGTAAACATGTCTAATTCGCCCTTCTTAATATGATCTCGGCTTAGCTCAACCTTACTCTTGTCACTCATCAAGCCTGTCCGCTCTAGATGCAGTACATTCGGGTACACACTTCTCAGTTTACCCATGGCATCTAAGATGGCCGTTTTATCACTGAGTCTCACCATCAGGTAATCTTCACGGTTCAGATCCGTTTTGCCCTGTTCGAGTAATTGAGCCAACTCACCTTCGATAATGCGTACATCTCGCACGGCTTTCAAAGGCAATAACTCAAAGGTTGCTTTGCCGTCACAGTCTAATTCAACCAAGGTGACTGACTTGTTCTGATGCTGTTCACTGAAGGAGTATTTAAGCAGCGAACCCGAATATCTCACATGCTCAGCGCCTTTATATTGCGGGCCGTGCAAATGCCCTAACGCCGTATAGTTAAAAGGTGTGAACAATTTTGGTGAGATCTTATCTGCGCCGCCGATACTCAGCGGACGCTCAGACTCAGACTCACTGCCGCCATCGAGAAAACAGTGACTGACAACGACTTTTGGTAAGCCTTTACTGTCGTGCAGTTCAACCTGTTCAAGCAGTTTTGCCATCGCCTCTTCGTGAGTGCTAGCCTCACAATCAAACACCTGACGCACTGTGGCTGGATCGGCATAAGGTAGACCATAAAACATGGCACTCCCCTGTTTACCTTTAAGCTCAATAGCCCTCACCTCCTGTGTTAACGGCCCTACGATATGCAGGCCGCTGTCATTCATCTGTCTTGAGGCAAAACCGAGACGTTCGTGACCGTCATGATTACCGGCAATCATGATAAGCGGGATTTTTAACTCGTTTACCAGACGGTTAACCACGTCATCTAATAGGGCGACCGCATTCGCTGGCGGAACCGATCTGTCATAGATATCGCCAGCGACAACCACCGCATCGACGTTATGCTCTGTCGCGAGTTCGATTATTTGATTGAGAACAAAGCACTGATCATCGAGCAGACTCTGGTTATGAAGCTGTCTGCCAATATGCCAGTCAGATGTATGGATAAATTTCATGCTTTCTCGTTTAACAATGAGGGGACGGCTGCGCGTCAATTAAGACTATCTGCTAAGACTGAGCGCGGTAAGTTACCGTTTGATAAAGCAGATAGTAAGAAAACTAAGCCGATTTAACAATAGGTCACTTCAACGCTGCACACTAACTGCGGTTTTGCCCAGCTATCGCGGCTCATAAACGCTATGCTCGTTTGATTAAAACTGAGCAAGTGAACAAAAAACTTACGATTTCCACAATAAAACATGATGAATGCCAAATTAATCACTAAAAAATCAAAAAGGGGGTGCGTTTTTCACTGAGTATTGTTACTACAGGCGTACTTAAGTAATTGTGGTACTAGATAGCATGCAGTTTTCAAAGTTTGGTGAAAAATTTAATCGTTATTCCGGCATTACCCAGTTAATGGATGATCTCAATGAAGGATTGCGCACTCCAGGCGCAATTATGCTTGGCGGAGGCAACCCCGCTTCTATTCCAGCCATGCAAGATTACTTTCATCAGGCGACGGCAGATATGCTAGCCAATGGCGAACTCGTCGCGGCATTAAGCAATTATGACGGCCCTCAAGGAAAAGACGCCTTCTTAACGGCTCTAGCGACTTTACTACGTGATACTTATGGCTGGGAGATCAGCGAGAAAAACATCAGCCTAAGTAATGGCAGCCAGAGTGCGTTTTTCAACTTGTTTAATCTACTCGCGGGTGAACAAAGCGATGGCTGCATAAAGAAAATCTTACTGCCCCTTGCCCCCGAATACATTGGCTACAACGATGCGGGTCTAGATGATGACATTTTTGTCTCTTACCGCCCCGATATTGAGATGCTAGATAATCGCATGTTTAAGTACCATGTAGATTTCGAGCAGTTGCAAATCGATGACTCGATTGCCGCAATCTGTGTGTCTCGACCAACGAACCCCACTGGTAACGTGCTCACCGATGCAGAAATCAGTAAACTCGACGAGTTAGCACGTGCAAAGGGCGTCCCTCTCATCATAGACAATGCCTACGGCACGCCATTTCCCAATATCATTTTTGAGGAAGTGACACCATTTTGGAACAGCAACACCATCTTGTGTATGAGCCTATCTAAACTTGGCCTACCCGGTGTGCGCTGCGGCATAGTGATCGCGAGCGAAGAGATCACGGCAGCACTTTCTAACCTCAATGCTATCATCAGCCTAGCACCAGGGGGATTTGGCCCCGCCATAGCTAAACACATGATTGAGTCGGGCGACCTGCTGCATTTAAGCGAAAATGTTATCAAGCCTTTTTATCAGCAAAAGTCTGAGTTTGCCGTGTCATTACTGCAGCAATCTATTAGCGATAGCCGATTCAGAATTCACAAACCCGAAGGCGCGATGTTCCTCTGGCTTTGGTTTGATAAATTACCTATCACCACCATGGAGCTTTATAACAGGCTGAAAGCCCGTGGCGTATTAATTGTACCGGGCGAGTATTTTTTCTTTGGATTAGAGCAAGATTGGGAGCATGCGCATCAGTGCTTACGCATGAACTATGTGCAAGATGAAGCCAAAATGCGTGCTGGCATCGCGATTATCAGCGAAGAAGTCGCCAAGGCCTACACAGAACTTTAAAACCATAGAGCTTTAAAACCATACAGCTAACTTTGTAAACTTCCTCCCCATTAAATACCGATAAGCGATTGCTCAGGTTTCTAGTCAGAACTAGATCTGACTAGAAACCTGAGTCATCGCTTACTTGTCTAGCTAGATAAAATTCATACAAATATATCTTCTCCTATTAATTAGGCACTTAGCTTAATTAAAATTATGTTTTTTACATTTTTATTGAGATAATAATCGGCTTATTTTGTATAAATATCGGCTCCGCCCTTAACTCTTTAACTTTGCTGTCGCCTATATAGTTAATCGATGACGCTATCTCTTAACTTTCAAAACCTAGTGTTAACACCCGAGCAAATCGCAAACCATCTTCTCTAAGATCTAACTCCGGATAGATTTTAGAGAAAGCAACTTTGCTTTTTGTCATGAGATCATAAAATGAAAAAACTAATACTTGCTGTAGTCATCAGCAATTTATTGGCAGGCTGTGGCGATTACACAGATGCACCATCGACACCTGTAGAACCTAGCATACCGCCAACAGACCTTATCCCTGCTAAAAAAACTTATCAGGGCAGTTTATTGTTAAGTGGCAAAAAGTTATCTGGCCATATCAGTTGTAACGGCCAAGCCTTAGGCCATGGTGGAAGCTTTACCTTTAAAGATGGCGATAACGTCAGCTGTACTTACGGTTCTTTAGAGTTATTAAATAAAGATATTCCATTACCGGATGGCTGGACACGAGACAGCCATAATGCAATGGCCCTAGAGATCAAAGATGATTGGGCACATGCCATTAGCGTGACCGATGCTGCCAAAGTCATGAGTAAGGTCAGCACTTGCCCAGCACTTGCCGATGAGATCTGTCTTGATGAAATAGACAGCTTTGATGTATCACCGCTATTTTCAAACGGCAATGCTGCAGATATTAATGCATTTTTAAATCCACCCGCAGCGGAAGAAACTGATGAAATCGATAAAGCACCAAGCTCTCACGTTGATAGCAGCTTAACCCCAGAAGTCTCAGCTGGAACAAAGCCCGACATTAATGCTGACTTTGTGTCTGCCTCGGCAGAAGATGCTTACACCTATAAACCAAGTGAAGACGCGCGAGTAGAGTCAGAAAGTGTATTAACCGACAACCAAGGCAAGCCCATTGCAGGTGTGAATTACTACACTAAGTCTTCACGAGGAATTACAGACGCTAGCGGTATCGTGTCTTATGTATGGGGCGAAACCATTACTTTCGGACTCGATACCTTTACCTTCAGCTCAGTCAAAGGTAATCAAATCGAGTACAAACTGTCTGATGGTTCAGAAAATGAAATTGTAAAACAAAACATTTCGGCACTCATCGAACGTTACGCCACCCACACCACAGACAGCGTTTCTTTTGACGAAAATGTCCACAGAGTGTTTGGTCAATATCCAAACGTGATTAATGAGATCATCAATCTTAATCTACCAAATGGCGCAGAAATTGAGTCAAGTGGTTACTTTGTTCCTAACGAATTTAACGCGCAATTTAACACTGGTCTCGCGCTGATCATTGACGCTGAGTTGAACTTAAGTCCGACTAGGTTTAGCCAGCAAGCAACGCCACTTCTGCAAAAAGCGGGTTATGTAACTAATAGCTTGCAGCAGCTGTATAAAGACGTTGACCAATTCCACGTATTTCACGATAACTCATCTTTTTATGGCGAAGTGGGCTATGCACGTTTTATGCGTTCTATGAACACCTCTAACACCGCATTCCCGGTATTAATGCCACGCAATGACGTTAACTACTGGCTACCATTTGGATCAGAGCAAGCCTATCGTCGTGACGACGGCTTCCCTTATGTCACAGATGCAAAAACGATCGATGCCAGTTCTGATGTCATTCTTAAGCGTCCAGAGCGAGTTGGCACTGACACGGCAACTTATAATTTGCCTGTCATCACAGCGGGTGAGATAGGACTAGGGAAAGTGGTATTTATGGGTAACAGCATGTACCCAAATATTCTCAGCAAACCTGAAAACTACTGGGCCGGCGGCGAAGAGGCAGGTAAAGACAACGGCAGTATGCCGACCTTCTTTATGAATATGTTCACTTGGTTTACCCCTGGCTATGACAACGGTAAAACTACAATTAATGTGGGTTCAAACATAGATAAAGTGTGGCAGTCAAACGTCAATAACAATCAAACTTATGACTTTTTTGTCCATGGGTCTTATAAGCTCAACGTGGAGCCGCTTTCATCTGGCAGTTATGCTGGCCTAGATCCTAAAACAACGCCAGTGCTAATACTGCAGGCCTATGAAACAGGCTTATTTGGCGATGGTATGAGTGTAAAAGTACTTGCAGACATCGCTCAACCTAAACTCACAACGGCAGACGTAACAGCATTAATTAAGTATATCAATGCTGGCGGTAACGTTTTGTTTATGGACGGTATCGAGCAACTTAACCCTGAGCCTATCGCACGCCTTGCCGATACCGCCGGTATTGCTTTAGGTGGGGCTAACCTTGCTCGAACTCGCCAAGCATATTGTGGTGAAAGCTATTACTGCCAAGCACCCTATCCTAATGCCCGTGCTAGCTTTACCGACACACTTGTGACTTATGAAAAGTTCGATGATATGTCCAAGTTTGTGGTTAACCAAGACGGCACTGTGAACTTCCCGTCTCCAATCGATAAGCCAGAGTTTGGTATTGCTCAGTTCAAAACCACCGCTGAAGATGGTAGTGAGCAAGATAATTTTGCATTTTACAGCGTCAAAACAGAAGCGGAACGCCTAGAAGCCGTCGCCAAAATCAAAGCCGCCTTCCCGAAAGTTAAAGAGTGTACTGACGCAAGTTATGATTATGAGATTGGCTGTATTGAAACCCGTAAAGGCCATGGCTTAGCAACGGGAAGTCGATACTACAGACCGAGATTCACTCGTTACGAGATAAGTCCAGACGTGGTTAACACCATGGTCAAGGCTGCAAATCTTGGCGGTAATGTTGAAAAACTGTACCAGCATGAAATCTACTATCGCAGTCAAGGTAAAGAAGGCAGCCGTTTATCGTTAAATGAGCTAAACCAAACCTATGACAACCTCTCTATTTGGTTTTGGAATGATGAACAATACAGCTATAACTCTGAAGTTCAGGATGAGTTAGGCTTTAAAAAAGCCACTGAGTTCTTAAACTGTTATACCTCTGACGTGCATCAGCCAGACAATGCCTGCGCCGCTGATACGAGAGAAAAGTTATTAAAGTACGGCATGCTAACTTCAAGTGGTGAGCTTAACCCTAGCTATCCATTGAACTACCAAGAAAAGCCACTGACTCGCATCATGCTTGGCCGTTCATATTGGGATAACGACATCAGTGTCGACACCGAAATGTACCCAGGAAACACTGCCGCTGAAGGAAGCAATGCCAGCGTGCAAATTGAAACCTTCAACAATGCAGTGGTGGGGACTGCAAACAACATGCAATCAACTGGATTGTGGGCGGTTAAACGTAGTGTTGTCACCGTTAGCGGTAATCACGACGCCACCATTACTGTTGCCCTTGTTGATGATGTAACGGGTAAACATGAGCATGAGTTGTCGTTAAAGCGCCCTTCTCGTGTACAGAAGTCATGGAGTCATAAGGCGGGGTCTACCACTGAGATTATTGCGCCATATGGCGGCCTAATTTACATAAAGCCTGCAAGTACAGATACAGCCAATAGGGTTGAATTTAACTTTAGCGGCGTATTGGAAGCATCTCTATGGAAAAACGGCCAATGGCAAAATCCTGTTAACCAAGAGGTGCCTTTGGCTGAAGTGGTTACAGGTCAGTTTGTTTACACCACTCCGGTTAACAATGTTACCGATACAGATATTCAAGCGTTTGCCAGTGGCATGAATGACTTTGCAGAAAAGGCCAGTGATTTCCACGCAAGAGACAACAGCGACGGTAATATGCGCTTTACGGGCAAGTTATTGCCTGAGCACAGCCATCGCTTTGTTAACGACGTACAAATCTCTATTGGTGCAGCCCATTCTGGTTACCCTGTGATGAGCACGACCTATAACCGTGATGCTAATAGCATCCCAACTATCCCGGATAATGATTGGTTATTGTGGCATGAAATCGGTCATAACCTTGCCGCTGCGCCTTTCAATGTGAAGGGCGCGACTGAAGTCGCCAACAACCTGTTAGCCCTTTATATGCAAGATCTTCGCGATAATGGTGATGGCCAAATGGATCGGGTTAAAACCGATATCCAGAAAGCCCCTATGATGATAAGTCGTGATGAAGGCCATGTATGGAGCCACGGCAATGCAGGCTCTCGCTTGGTGATGTTCGCTCAATTAAAAGTTTGGGCACAAGAGCACTTCAAGATTGCAGACCACTTTAAAGGCCAAACTATCCCATCTTACTATGGTGAAGATGAAGGCTGGAACATGTTCAAACTGATGCATCATGAAGCGAGAAATAACAACAACTCATCTTGTTCGGCTCAAAATGCTAACGGTCTTAGTCAGGGTGATTTGCTTATGGCCTGTACTTCAGCGGTATCGGGATATGATCTAACCCCATTCTTTGAAGCTTGGAATCCAAGTGAAGTCTCAGTTATCACTGCAGATGGTAGCCGTGACTATCAAGGCGGCATCACAGCCGATGGTATTGGCTATGTGAAGTCTTTAGATCTTCCAGAGCCTAAGGTTAAGCCGGAAACTATCGATTACATTAATTAATCTAGACGGCTCTTAAGCCGAAACCACAGACTCAAGTTAAAGACAGCTTAAGTAAAAAAGCCCCTTAGTTAGCACTAAGGGGCTTTTAATTTTAAGGAGCTAGCCTAAGCAAAGAATCCGCCTTCTAAGTAGGTGGTTTAGGGCTGAAAAAAAGTGAGTTAGTAAAGGGATTACTGCCCAGCAGGTAGAGCATCGATTGATTGCAGCACTTCTCGTACGATAGCCTCTCGCTTATAGAGATCTTGCATTCTATTTGGCGTATCGATATTAAGTGCAAAAAACACCGGTCCTGTTGGCCACTCAACCCAACCGACCCACCAGCCATGTTGCCCCTGCCAGCCTGTTTTTGCCCGTAAAATCCAATCTCTTCCCGCTTCAACAATCATAATATCTTTGACTAAGAGCTGAGCTGCCAATTCAAATGGCAATTGATTTCGATACAGCTTTTGTAGGAATTCAACTTGCTCCGCGGCTGAAATCGCCAGCTTACCGTCAATCCAGTAACTGCTACCGTCAGTACTTGAATGCTCAAAGCTCGGATCCGCATTACCGTAATCGATGAGCGATAAATAATTCTGAGCCTTACTCTCACCTAACTGCTTAGCAAATTCATCATAAACCCAAACAGCAGAACTTCGCATGGCAGAGCGTAGGTTCTGATCTTGATTGTGCGGTGAGTAACTGCGTTCAATACCATCCCAGTTAAAGACTTGAAACTCGTCTTTTACTAAATTCGAGTCTAGGGCAAACAGACTATGGGGAATTTTGAATGTCGACGCCGGCGAATAACGTTTATGCGCTCGCTGGTTATCTAGGACCATAGCTTTAGCCGTTGCATCACGTTTATCAAGTACGACTATCGTCCCCTTGGCATGATACTTGTCAAAGTGTGCCTGCCAGTCAGACTGCTCTTCATAGGCTGCTGAGGCCATTATAGGCATAACAGCTACAGCTGATAACAGAAGATAAAACAATAGCCAAATACTCGAGTGATTTTTTAAAATAGTCATCCTTGAAGATCTCGATTAAAACCAAGCAAACAGGTCGTACTGGCTTGATAATAGCTTAACGCTCATGGCAATAGACATCACAACCACTAACGGTCTGATAATTTTAGTGCCCTTGGTTAACACTAATCTCGAGCCTAGCGTAGCGCCAATCGCCTGCCCTATCAACATCACCCCACCTAGCATCCAAAAGACTTTACCGCCAATGGCAAAGAAAATAAGCGAAGCGATATTGGTTGAAAAGTTTAAGATTTTGGCATGCGCAGTGGCTTTAGCAAGGCCATAACCGGCCAGTGACACAAAGGCCAATGCAAAGAAACTACCTGTGCCCGGCCCAAAGAAGCCATCATAAAAGCCCACGGCTAATGCTGCAGTAAAGGCAAACACGCCGGGAGTGAGTACTTGCAGTTTATCTTCTTCACTGATTTTTTTTGAAAATAGAAAATAGCCACCGATGGCGAGCATCAAGAAAGGTAAGAACACTTCTAAGAAAGCGGGATCTATCATCTGCACTGCTATGGTGCCCAATGCAGCACCAACAAAGGCACAAGCAATACTGAGCTTCATATCGCTGAGCTTCACCATGCCTTTACGCACAAAATAAAAGCTCGCAAAAAAGCTACCACCACAGGCTTGTAGCTTATTGGTCGCCAATGCCACCGTTGGTGGCAGCCCTGCCCACATCAGCGCTGGTATCGTCAGTAATCCGCCTCCACCTGCAATCGCGTCGATAAAACCTGCCAACATAGCAACAAAAAACAGCAGAGCGATAAGTTCAAAAGTCAGATCTAGAGTCATGATTCAATAACAAATAATTTAAGTGTCGCTATTAGACGTTGTTTGCAGTTAAAACTCAAAGGAGTTATTGTTCGCCATGAGTGAGCTTTTCTCACGTAAGAACAACTTAAGGTTAAACCAATGTACTCACACCTTCCGCCATTAAATGCACTTAGAGCCTTTGAAGCATCGGCTAGGCTGATGAGCTTTACCCTTGCTGGTAAAGAACTCTTTGTCACCCATGGAGCCATCAGCAAGCAGGTAAAGTTATTGGAAGAGTTCGTGGGTATGCCGCTGTTTATTAGGCAACATCGTAGCCTTAAACTCACCGATGAGGGCGAGCGCTACTTTATTAATATCAAAGCAGCGCTGCATACGATTAACAACGCCACTAGCGACTTGGTCACTCAACCTCTGAGGACTCAAACCTTGGCGATTAATGTATTACCCAGCTTAACGATTAGCTGGCTAATACCTAGAATGGAAGAGTTTAAGTCGCGCTATCCTCATCTGTATGTCGACTTATCCATTGGTGACTTTGAAGTTGACTTTAACAGTGTTAATTACGATATCGCCATTCGAAGCAGTACCACAGTGCCAAAAGCGGCCAATGTAATAACCTTAATGGATGAGGATCTCTGTCTGGTGTGCTCGCCTGATCTCGCCTGTAATCTTAAAAACCTTGAAGACGTAAACACCATGACCTTATTACAGCACACGACAAGGCCGGGGCTATGGCAGTTATGGGCCAAGAGTGTTGGGCTTGAGCTAACGACGGAAAAAAAGTTTGGTGTAGAGCATTTTTATATGCTCAGCCAGGCGGCTGTAAGTGGTATGGGCGTAGCACTGATCCCGCGCTTCTTTATTGAGGATGAGCTTAAAATGGGCAGACTGGTGATCCCATTCAATGCAGATTTCACCAGCCCTTATCGCTATTACTTATTGACACCAAAATCGAGTAACCTGCCGTTAAAAGTGCAATCTTTTATCGACTGGCTACTCGAACTATTTAGCCCATATAGGCAGCAATAGCGTTAGTGATGACTAACTCTCTGCTTAAGCCACATTAGATAACGTCGTTTTCGGCTAAATCGAACATCTCTAAGTAGTTCATACCTGCATGAACGCTTAAGTCAAAGTTAAGCACCTTATGACACACATCATAAAGCTTTTCACCAAACCACTCTCTATCAAAAGCTTCTAGAGCGTTGATAATGCCCGCTTGGCACAAATTGCCTTTTAAGCTCTCTGGCGCCATAGCATCGATAAAGCTGGCAACTAAACCATATAGATCACGCTCGGCTTCTCCCTCAACCTCCCAAAGGGTTGGATCGGCATATTGGCAAGCGTAATGACTGGCGGCAATATCTAGCCCAATGCCAAAGTTGACTAAAATGGCTTTATTGGGATTACAGATGATATTTTTAGGGCAAATAGCACCATGATAAATATCCATTTGATGCATGTATTGTAGGCCAGTGAGTAACTGAGTAAACCACATCAACGGTTGGCCAAGTTTGATCTCTTTGACTTCGTCAATTGATTCACCATATTCCCAAGCACGAGCAATAAACAGGTTATCACTTTGTGGTAGCTGACCAAATGCTAATACTTTTTCAATATGAGGGTGATAAACTTTTGCTAGCGTCCGATAAATACTACTCAGCATCGGCCAGTTAGCTTCAACTTTACTGTATATTGATACGCCACATTGATATTGGCCCTGTAGGTGAGTCGCGCGCCAGAACTGGCTGGTTTCTTTGGCTGCAATAAATTGCTCAAGCTTAAAGTGATGGTCAATGATTGCGCCGGCGCAGATTTCAATTTTTTCAGGGACGGTATCACATACACCGTGATCGATTAATGCAGATAAATCACTGCGCAATGCGTCTAAATCTGTAGTGCTGCCCGCAACAGCCTCACGATACCACTGATAAATACGCGGCTGTTGAGTTTGCTCGGCAATGGCGAGGAAACCTTGTGCATAAGCCTTAATATCATCACTGCTACTGACATTATCTTTGATATCAATAAACTCGACATCGCC
Protein-coding sequences here:
- a CDS encoding exonuclease SbcCD subunit D: MKFIHTSDWHIGRQLHNQSLLDDQCFVLNQIIELATEHNVDAVVVAGDIYDRSVPPANAVALLDDVVNRLVNELKIPLIMIAGNHDGHERLGFASRQMNDSGLHIVGPLTQEVRAIELKGKQGSAMFYGLPYADPATVRQVFDCEASTHEEAMAKLLEQVELHDSKGLPKVVVSHCFLDGGSESESERPLSIGGADKISPKLFTPFNYTALGHLHGPQYKGAEHVRYSGSLLKYSFSEQHQNKSVTLVELDCDGKATFELLPLKAVRDVRIIEGELAQLLEQGKTDLNREDYLMVRLSDKTAILDAMGKLRSVYPNVLHLERTGLMSDKSKVELSRDHIKKGELDMFTDFFAQVSGEPMTEAQQQAMITAIDELHKAERTS
- a CDS encoding AAA family ATPase; the protein is MRPLTLEMSAFGPFASTQITDFSALGSNPLFLINGPTGAGKTTLLDGICFALYGKTTGDEREGSQMRCDLAADSLLTEVTFSFALGDKQYRIRRVPEQQRAKKSGDGYTVQKPEAQLYRIDSDGSEHLLVASKVSEATAEIESLTGLDADQFRQVMVLPQGKFRELLMADSKDREKIFSQLFQTQIYRKIEDKLKFQASAIKAEVRDHRNKRDGMLANISLESDDELTQELTELEPELNAAAALKQQSQQALIEANKQFESAKTLTNDFEALDKLKQTAVLLDDKKKAITQQQVRLESGQKALQLKPVLDVSLARDAEVAQAQGACVNAQAAKEHSSQALSLSQAQFEALPEQEQKLQHAQSELQQLSKLEPQLKGLDALQNNVNQACLQLEQAKEKGINEKGQLDALQVQKQQAEQQLPQLEQFAAEQVNAQQALSAQTDLIERYQLWQQASIDASHTEQALTLAKEKGGQLRTRFNEAQTQHRQLQLIWHRGQAASLALQLSPGSPCPVCGSGEHPNPAQSAEQLPTEEQLQQALQAEESANESLNQARAEYSSLNTKHQEQLKRAAELLQKIGDASQQTFENLQSDLLQRQQQLKQANAAAEQLTQLRGQLQQWQTKERALQTQLDSEREHFSEQQSLLAELQGQFKHASTAIPEQYRSLDALNAAIEQVNGQIAAMQQVINSTRQNHSQAAELDASNSSALTAAQSSLTQAKERSEKALTELTTQLLSAGFSDQQALAQALLSNDELKAISEEISHYQQACTANDTRLTELHEKLAERVKPELDTLVAELNALQTQQQAAENTWQTLQTRVTQLSQTQKLLKEADAKAKKLEDEYGVIGTLSEVANGQTGNKISLQRFVLSVLLDDVLLEASHRLQLMSKGRYRLLRKEERAKGNKASGLELEVEDAYTSKVRPVATLSGGESFMAALSMALGLSDVVQAYAGGIKLDTLFIDEGFGSLDQDSLDLAIRTLMDLQSSGRMIGVISHVSEMKEQIGTRIDINKTAVGSEVSIVLP
- a CDS encoding valine--pyruvate transaminase, with product MQFSKFGEKFNRYSGITQLMDDLNEGLRTPGAIMLGGGNPASIPAMQDYFHQATADMLANGELVAALSNYDGPQGKDAFLTALATLLRDTYGWEISEKNISLSNGSQSAFFNLFNLLAGEQSDGCIKKILLPLAPEYIGYNDAGLDDDIFVSYRPDIEMLDNRMFKYHVDFEQLQIDDSIAAICVSRPTNPTGNVLTDAEISKLDELARAKGVPLIIDNAYGTPFPNIIFEEVTPFWNSNTILCMSLSKLGLPGVRCGIVIASEEITAALSNLNAIISLAPGGFGPAIAKHMIESGDLLHLSENVIKPFYQQKSEFAVSLLQQSISDSRFRIHKPEGAMFLWLWFDKLPITTMELYNRLKARGVLIVPGEYFFFGLEQDWEHAHQCLRMNYVQDEAKMRAGIAIISEEVAKAYTEL